GCCCATTGGAGCCCGTGCTCGGCGCCATGTTCCTTCATCATCCCGAGCCAGGTCTGGTCGGTGAACTGATAGAGGCCCGACGCGCTCGACGTGGTGGCGCGCGCATTCGGGTTGAAGCCGCTCTCGATGCGGGCCTGGTGATAGAGATAATGGAAATCGACGCCGGTCGAGGCGGAGGCGGACGCGATCGCGTTCTGCACGCGGCCGCCTGTCGGCCCCGTCAGTCCCGTCTCTCCATTGCCCCGGATGATCGTCAGCGTCATGTCGGTCCTAGTTCAGCAAGAGCCGTGCCAGCCTAATAGGCCAGCCGGCCGGAACGGCCGTAGGTTTGGGTCGCCTTGCCCTTGCCGGTCGCGGCGGCGAGGCGGCTGATGCGGCGGGCGGTCATGTCGGCGAGCACATTGACGCGCACGCGCGCGGCATCGGTGAGCGCCATCGCTTCCTCTGCGAGCGCCTTGACGTCGCTGCCGGCAAAGCGTGGCTTCAAGGCACGGATGCGGACCAGCGCATCCTCGACGGCGGCGGTCTGGCGGGCGATGCCCTCCACATCATCGGCGTCGAGCGCGGCGATCAGGCCCTTCTGTTCGCGGATCAGGGCTTCCAGGGGTGCAGTGCTCACAATTTGGCTCCCATGTCGGCGGAGATCATCGCCTGCGCGATGGCATGCGGATCGGCCTTGTAGGTGCCCGCCTTGATGGCGGCCTTCAGCGCGGAGACGCGATCGCTGTCGATCGGCGCGCCCTGCGAGGCCAGTTGCGACACGGTGGTCGACACCGCGCCGCGATCTTCCAGCGAGGATGCGGGCTTGTTGATCTTGGTCGCAGCCTCGCCGCGCTGGGTGGCGCTGCTGCCGATGCCGGTGAGCGAGGTGCCCGGAGATCCGATGGAGTTGATCATGCCGATGCTCCTCAGAAGGACGACATGCGGACGCTGCCGCCGTCTTCGACCATGCCGATCATGATCTGGTTGCGATCGCTGGCCTTGACGCGGATGCGGCCGCCGAGGCGCCCGTCTTCCTGCGCGACGGCCGAGGTGGTGACGGTGAAGCCATTGTCGCCCGACACGAGCTGGACGGGATCGCCGCGCTTGATCAGCGGGGGCGTCGTCGGCTGGGCGGACTGATAGAGTGCAGGGCCGACGGCGGCGCTGTTCGCCACGGCGTTCATACCCGGCGCCTTCACCAGCGGCACGCGGATGCGCCAGCCGATCGATTCGCAGCGCAACGCCACCGCGCCGAGCGCGGGCGGATCGATCGCCACCGGCTGCGGACACGGCTGGAGCTTCAGGCGATGATCGAGATGCGTCACCGGCCCACCAGGCTTGCCAACATCGGCATCCAGCGCGCCGACAACCCGGCCTTCCAGCTTGGTAAGATCCTCGAACCCCGAAGCGTCGGTCGCGGCATAGGCCGGCGACCCCGCCAGCAGCAGGATAAGGGCGAGGCCCTTGCGTGTCATGAGAGATGCTCCCGTCATATGGACGCATCTAAGCAACCAACGTGCCAAAGATTTGGTTAACGCGGGTTCACCCTCATTCGAAAGTCTAACTAAAGTTTATCGGCCCCCGGCCGTGAGCGTCACCCGGACATGTTGGCCGGCCTGTTTCGCGGCCGGCCCGGTGCCATCGATCGAGAGGTCGATATGGCGCGGATCGAGGCCGCCCTCGGCGACGGCGCGGGCGATCGCGGCGGTGCGGGCGGCGGCCAATTCCCACGCGTCGAAACGGAGAACCGCCGCGTCGGTGCCGACGCTTTCGATATGGACGAGACCGCCCTGCCCTGCCGCCTGACGGCCGAGCGCGATGAAACGGGCACGCGCCGGCGCCAGCAGAATCGCCTCGCCCGGCTCGAACAGGCCGGCCGCCACTTCGTTGAGGCTGGTCGGCGCCGGCGCCCCGAACGCCGCACGAATCC
This genomic window from Sphingomonas abietis contains:
- the flgA gene encoding flagellar basal body P-ring formation chaperone FlgA; amino-acid sequence: MTRKGLALILLLAGSPAYAATDASGFEDLTKLEGRVVGALDADVGKPGGPVTHLDHRLKLQPCPQPVAIDPPALGAVALRCESIGWRIRVPLVKAPGMNAVANSAAVGPALYQSAQPTTPPLIKRGDPVQLVSGDNGFTVTTSAVAQEDGRLGGRIRVKASDRNQIMIGMVEDGGSVRMSSF
- the flgM gene encoding flagellar biosynthesis anti-sigma factor FlgM, which translates into the protein MINSIGSPGTSLTGIGSSATQRGEAATKINKPASSLEDRGAVSTTVSQLASQGAPIDSDRVSALKAAIKAGTYKADPHAIAQAMISADMGAKL
- a CDS encoding flagellar motor protein produces the protein MRLPALSLGTPGASGAGMNGGGARSRWALSFADLCLVLLGFLLLLQAQRGDPQALNAGIRAAFGAPAPTSLNEVAAGLFEPGEAILLAPARARFIALGRQAAGQGGLVHIESVGTDAAVLRFDAWELAAARTAAIARAVAEGGLDPRHIDLSIDGTGPAAKQAGQHVRVTLTAGGR